CCCCGGCTGCGGCGGGCAGGACCACGGGCGCCCGTACCTCCGCGACCACCCCGGGGTGGGCGTCAGCCTCAGTCACGCCGACGGTCTGGTCGCGGCCGCCGTGGGCCGGGGCGCGATCGGCATCGACGTGGAGCCCTCGACCCGCCGCCCCGGCCCCGCGCGCGTACTCCGCCGCCTCCTCCCCGAGGCCGACCTCGCGGAGGCCGCGGCCCAGGCCGACCCCGGCTCGGCGCTGCTCCGTCTCTGGGTCCGTGCGGAAGCCCGGCTGAAGGCCGGGCGGACCGGTGAGACCGGCCCGGACGAGCTCCGGCTGCGGGAGTGGACGGACCGCCCCCGGGCGGCCGTCGCCGCGGTGGCCTCCACGACGGGGATCACGATCGCCTCCGTGTGAGGGCCGTTCCGGGGGTCCGTCGCCGTCGGGACGCCGACCGCACCGCCGATCGGCGGAGTTCCCGGCGCCCGCCCTGTGATCCTGACGACAGGAGGTCGTCGCGAGTGGTAGGTCGGGGGGATGCAGCCAGGCACCTCACCGACGGTCACGATCAGCCCCTTCCTGCGGACGGCCGCCGCGTACGCGTGGCGGCTTCTCGTCGTCGGCGTGCTCGTCTACAGCCTGTTCGCGGTGCTCGGACGGTTCCACGAGATCGGCGTGGCCCTCTTCCTCGGGCTCGTGATCACCGCCCTGCTCCGCCCCCTCGCCGATCTGGTCGCCCGGCGTCTGCCCCGGCCCCTCGCCGTGGCGATCACCCTGCTCGGCGGCATCGTGCTCGTCCTGGGGGTGCTCGCGCTGGTCGGCGAGGCGGTGGCGGGGGAGCGGACGACCCTCGTACGCGAGTTCCGCGTGGGGGTCGACAGGATCGAGGACTGGCTGGAGCGGCCGCCGTTCCGGCTGAATCCGGGGGCCTTGAGCGACCTCCAGGCCAAGATCGGGGACTTCCTCTCCAGTCATCGCTCGACCCTGGTCAGTACGGCGGTGAGCGGCGCCCATCAGGTGGTGGCCGTGCTGACGACGCTGGCCCTCGCCGTGTTCTCCTCGGTGTTCTTCATCCACTCCGGTGACCGTCAGTGGGCCTGGTTCCAGCAGCAGTTGCCCGGGTCGGTCCGTGAGCGGGTGTCGGTCGGCGGGCGCGCCGCCTGGCGGACCTTCACCGGCTACACCCATGGGATCGTGCTGGTGGCGGCGGTGAACGCGGTGCTCGTCGGGATCGCCCTGTGGCTCCTCGGCGTCCCTCTGGCGGTGCCGCTGGCGCTCCTGGAGTTCGTCGCCGCGTTCGTGCCGCTGATCGGCTCGCCCATCGCCCTGGCGGTCGCCGCTGTCGTGGCACTGGCCTCGCAGGGCCCCCTGGTGGCCGCGATCGTGGTCGGCCTCATCGTGGTGATCGGCCAGATCGAGGGTCACCTGCTGCATCCGCTCGTCATGAGCTGGGCCGTACGGCTCCATCCGCTGGTGGTCGCGATCGCGGTCATCGCGGGCTCGATCGCGGCGGGCATCGTGGGCGCCGTGGTGGCCGTTCCGCTGGTCTCGGTCGTCTGGTCGGTGTACACGGCGCTACGGGACGCCCGCGCGGCGACGCCTGAGACCGGGGCGACGCCTGAGACCGGGGCGACGCCTGAGACCGGGGCGACGACGGAGGGCGGGTCGACACCGGAGGGCGGCGGGTCGACGACGGAGGGCGGCGCGACGTGACGGGCGGTCGGGGCCCGGTTCCGGATCGGTGTCCGCACGTGCGTGGCGGATAATCGATCATGAGGCGGCGGGGGTGGTGCGCAGTCGCGCGCCACCCGGCACGGGGTCGGACCGCTGCCGCGTCGAGGTGTGGGGGCCGCATGGGATCGCTGGTTGCGTCGGAGGCTGTCGGGACACGTGAGGACAGGTTCGCCTGGTTCTGCGAGACGGTGTCCACCGAGGTCATGCCCGTCATGCTCAGCCCCCGGCACACGGGCGACTTCCGGGCCGGCGTCACGGACCTGGACCTCGGAGCGGTACGGCTCTCCGCGCTGTCCTGCTCACCGGTGGTCTCGCGACGGACCCCGGTCCACGTCCGGCGCGGCGATCCCGAGCACCTGCAACTCGCCCTCGTGACCCAGGGGGCGGTCAGGATCTCCCAGCGGGGCAGTGACGCGGAGGTCGCGGGGGGACTCGTCCTCACGGACACCTCACGGCCGAGCGAAGGGGAGTGCCTGGGCGGGCAGGTCGAGTCGGTGGTCCTGCAGATCCCCCGGCAGGCCCTGCCGCTGCGTCCGGACCGGGTGGACCGGCTCCTTGCACGGGATCTGGCCGCGGACGTGGGGTCCGGGGCCGTCGTCGCCGACTTCCTGCGGACGCTGCTCAGGCGCGGACCGCTCTGCCGCCCCGAGGAGCTGCGCGGGATGGGAGAGGTCGCCCTCGACCTGGCCGCCGTGTTTCTCGCGCGGCAGCTCGGTGACGCCGGCCAGGCGCCCGCCGAGGCCCGCGAGCGGGAGGCCGTGCGGCGGATCCGGCGCTTCATCGGGAACAACCTCGGCGACCCCGGCCTCACGCCCCGGACCATCGCGGAGCGGCACCACATGTCCCTGCGAAGGCTCTACACCCTCTTCGGCGACGAGCCCCTGACCGTCTCGGCGCTCATCCGGCAGGGCCGGCTGGAACGCGCCCACGCCGACCTCGTGTGCGGGGCCATGAGGGATCAGTCGGTCCAGGCCATCGCGGCGCGCTGGGGCTTCTCCAGCGCCACCGGGTTCAGCCGGGCGTTCCGCGAGGCCTACGGGATCACGCCGACCGAGCACCGGGCCTCGGCGGCCCGGACGGCCCCGCGGCACGGATAGCACAGGAATCCCGCACGTCAGGAACACCATCGCCTGCCGCACGAGCCTAAGTTCACCGCTGGAGACACCACCAGAACGTGAACGGAGACACGGACATGAACGCACGTACCAGGGTTGCCACCGTCGCGGGGGCCGCCGCCCTGGCCTTCGCCGGAGTGATGGGCTCCGCGGGGCAGTCGTTCGCCGCGTCGAACGGACAGCAGATCCACTTCCACGACAGCAGCGGCCTCGTCTACTCCATCCGCGTCCAGGGGTACAACCAGAACGGCGCCGCGGTGTCGGGCTGCTTCAACACCCCGGGCAAGGACACCTGGGTCGGGGGATGGTGGTGGAAGGGGGAGGTCAACGTGACCTTCTACAAGAGCGGTTCCTGCTCGTTCGCCACGTACTTCGGGGAGACGAACGCGTGGGTGCCGACCTCGCAGAGCGGCGACTGGACGACCGTCTCCTCCTGACCCGGGGCGATTCGGGCGTCCCGTGCCAGGGGCGTCGCACGCCGGTTGTGGTGCGGGGTCTTGCGCGGGACTTCCGGGCTCTCTACTCTCCGGGCCAATGGTTAGGAATATTTCCTAACCATTGGCCATGGAGGGAAAGGGAGTTGTCATGCGTCGACGAAGCGTCTCGCTTCTCGGGCTCGCGGGCCTGCTGGCGTTGCCCCTGACGGTGCTGCCGCAGGCACAGGCAGCCGACAGTCCGGTGTCCACCGGAAAGGCGGTGACGGCCTCGTCCGTCGAGACCTCGGCCTTCGGGGCCGGTCTCGCGGTGGACGGCAGCGCGGCCACCCGCTGGGCGAGCCTCGAAGGCGTCGATCCGCAGTGGATCCGCATCGACCTCGGAGCCAACCACACGATCTCCCGCGTGAAGCTCAACTGGGAGGACGCGTACGGGAAGACGTACAAGATCCAGACCTCGGCCGACGGCTCGACCTGGTCCGACGTCTACTCCACCACCGCCGGTGACGGCGCGACCGACGACCTGACGGTCTCCGGCAGCGGCCGCTACGTCCGCATGTACGGGACCGGCCGCGGCACCGCGTACGGCTACTCCCTCTGGGAGTTCGAGGTGTACGGCGCGCCCACCGGCACGGGCGGCGGCGGCGGCACGGCCGTGCCCTTCGGCAGCCACCTCAGGCCGTACGCCGCCGGCATGCTCAAGCCCTCCGGCTCCCAGGCCACCCTCGACCAGAAGGTCGTCGACTACTACAACAGGTGGAAGTCCGCCTTCGTCCGGCAGAACTGCGGCAACGGCTGGTACCAGATCATCTCGCCCGACGCCGACCACCCGTACGTCGCCGAGGCGCAGGGCTACGGCATGGTCGTCGCCGCGACCATGGCCGGCGCCGACCCCGACGCGAAGAAGATCTTCGACGGCCTCGTCAAGTGGAAGATCGACCACCCGTCAGCCGTCAACCCGAACCTGCTCGCCGCCGAACAGGACGTCAACTGCCGCAGCGTCAACGGCGGGGACGGCGCCACCGACGGCGACATGGACGTGGCCTACGGCCTGCTCCTCGCCGACAAGCAGTGGGGCAGCGCCGGCACCTACAACTACAAGGACCTCGCGCTCAAGCACATCGCCGCGATCAAGAAGGACGAGGTCAACCCGACGACCAAGCTCCTGAAGCTCGGCGACTGGAGCAGCTCCGGCGACCAGTACTACTACATATCCCGCACCTCCGACTGGATGGTCGACCACTTCCGCGCCTTCCGCACGGCCTCCGGCGACACGACCTGGGACGCCGTGCGCACCGCGCACCAGACCCAGATCTCCCGACTCCAGTCGACCTACGCCTCCGGCACCGGACTCCTCCCGGACTTCGTCGTCGACACCAACACCACGCCCAAGCCCGCCCCGGGCGAGGTCCTGGAGGACCCGAACGACGGCGCCTACTGGTGGAACGCCTGCCGCACCCCGTGGCGCATCGCGGACGACGCGGTGACCAGCGGCGACGCCACCTCGCTCGCGGCCGCGCGGAAGGTCAACAGCTGGATCAAGACGAAGACCGGCGGCGACCCGAACAAGATCGCCATCGGCTACAAGCTCAACGGCACCCAGATCTCGTCGGGCAGCGAGGCCGCCTTCTTCGCCCCGTTCGCGGTGGCGGCGATGACCGACTCCGGCAGCCAGGCCTGGCTGGACGCCCTGTGGAACAAGATGCTGGCCACCCCGATCGACACCAGCAGCTACTTCTCCGCGAGCATCCAGCTCCAGGTCATGATCACGGCCTCAGGCAACCACTGGGTCCCGTAGCGGCACGGACAGCGCCGTGAGGCAGTCCGTCAGGGCCGCCGTGGTGGCCCCGAGCGGGAACCGCGCGGCGAGCTGACCGTCGGGGCGTACGACGAAGCCGGTGGCGCCGTCGGGGAGGTAGATCCGCGCGAACTCCCCGGCGGCGTCCCGGTACGCCGGGGCGCCGAGGGCGGGGACGACGTCCGGATCGGCCTCCCGGGGGAGCAGGGCGACGACGGCGAGCGGCAACCGGTCGCCCGCGGCGGCCCGCGCCGCCGCCACCGCCCGCGCGAGCCCGGTGGCATCCGCCCCGCACAGCACGGCGATGTGTCCGGGGCGGTCGCGCAGGACATCGAGCAGTCGCAGCGGGTACACGGCGACCGGTGTGTCCAGACCGCCGCAGTCCGGAGCCAGATCGCCGGGCTGCGGCGCCTCGACCGGCCCGTACGCGGCGCCGGCGAGCGGGCCGCCCCGATAGCCGACGAGCAGCTGGGCCTCGCGGAGCAGCAGGGTCCTCAGATCGTCCGCGTCGCTCTCGATGCCCCGGGTGGCGTGCCGCACGGTACGGCCGACGACCTCCTCGCCCACCGGTCGGCGCTCGGCGTCGTAGCTGCCGAGCAGCGCGGGCCCGGCCTCGCCCCTCACCACGAGGGCGAGCTTCCACGCCAGGTTGGCGGCGTCCTGGATGCCGGTGTTCATGCCCTGGGCGCCGGTGGGCGGGTGGATGTGCGCGGCGTCGCCCGCGACGAAGACCCGCCCCTCGCCGTAACGGCCGACGATGCGGTGGCTGATGCGGAACACCGACGACCAGCGCAGATCGGAGAGCCGGGCCGGGCCCGGGGCCAACCGGTCGACCACGGCCTGGAGATGGGACAGCTCGGGGCCGCGGCCGTCCTGGAGGCCGTGGGCGAGCCCGTCCGAGGGGGAGGCGGACCGGGGCGGCCGCCCGGCGCGCGCCGCATCGGCCGGTTCGGCCAGCTCGGGCGGCACCTTCATCGACATCCGGTAGCGCCCGGCGCCGGGCAGCGGAATGCAGACGAGGACGTCGTCGAGGGACCCGTCGGCGGTGCGGTGCTCGCAGCGGAGCGCGTATCCCTCGGGCAGGTCCCAGCCGGACTCGGCCACGACGTCGCCGAGCATGTACGCCTCCGGGAACGCGCCGCCCTCGTACGACAGGCCCAGGGTCTTGCGGACGACGCTGTGGGCCCCGTCGCAGCCGATCAGATACGGGACCCGCAGCTCCTCGGTGAACCCCGACGCGCTGCGCAGCAGGGCGGTGACCCCGTCCGGGTCCTGGACGAACGAGACGAGTTCGGTCCCGCGCTCGATGGACGTCCCCAGGCCTGCGACGTACTCCTCCAGGAGCCGCTCGGTCTCGTACTGCGGCAGGGCGGCGAAGCCGTACGGCACGTCGGGCGGCAGCTCCAGGGCGAGCCGGCCCGCCTCCGCGCCGTTGACGTAGGTGAGTTGGCCGCGCATCGGGACGGCGGCCTCCAGGACAGCACGGATCAGGCCCATCCGGTCCCACAGTTCCAAGGTGCGCGGCTGGATCCCGACGGCCTTGGCGTACGGGAGTCTGGCCGGCAGCCGGTCGACGAGCCGGCAGCGCACCCCGTGCCTGCGGAGCTCGGCGGCGGCGCTCAGCCCGACCGGACCCGCGCCCACGATGAGTACGTCGGTGGTGGTGCCGGTGTGCGCCACGGATGCCCTCCAGTGCCGTCCGGATCCTCGCCGGGTTCGGTCCTCCATGGTCACTCGCGGTCGCCCGTTCGGCGAGCCGTGCGGGCGACCGACCGGCGTACGCGCGCGTGGGCCGATGTACCGGCAGGCCCTGCCCTGCCTCGCCCTGCCCGGCCGCGGGCCCGACCACCCGGCCGGCCCGGGCGGACGGGATCGTGCGGCACTCCCGCCGAGCCCCCGGGGCCGTGTCCGAGGCGGGGACGGCGGCCGGGCTTCAGGGCTCCACGATGCCCCGGATGACGCCCAGCTCCAGAAGGTCCTGCGGGCGCAGCCGGAGTCGGTCCGCCGTCGTGGCGGACTCCTCCGGCGGGCGCTTGAGGATCGACGCGGCCGCCTCCGGGGCGATCACCGAGAAGTAGCTGTCGGGGGTGGCCCAGAGGTGGCCGGGGGCCGCGAGGGCCAGGGCGCCGCCCGAGCCGCCCTCGCCGATGAGGAGCGAGGTGACGGGCACGCGCGCGGTGGCCACGGCGGCGAACAGGTCGGCGATCGCCGGGCCCGCGCCGGCACGCTCCGCCTCCGGCCCGTTGGCCGCGCCCGGCGTGTCGACGAGGGTGAGGACCGGGATCCCCAGCCGGTCGGCGAGCCGTACGAGCCGGGCGGCCGTCCGGAAGCCGGCCGGGCGGGTCGCGGTCCCGCACTGCGCCGCGTACGCCACCGTACGGCCGTCGGGGAGCCGCCCGAAGCCGCACCGCATCCCCGGGTCGACACCGCCGGCACGGTCGCCCGAGATCTCCGCACGGACGGTGAAGTGCGCGTCGAGGTACGCGTCCGCCCGGGGACGGTCGGGGTGCCGGGCCCGGGCCACCGCCTCACGGCCGCTCGCGGCGGGCGGCGTGTCGGGGGAGCAGAGCGCCCGTGGCGCCGCCGCCTGCCCTTCGGCGGGACGCGTGAGCAGGGAGAGCCAGCGCCCGAGGGTGTCACGGAGCGCGTCGGCCGCCACGACCGCGTCGATGTGGCCGTGCGCGAGCTGTGCCTCAGCGGTGTACGCGGCGGGGTCCGCGTCCGGCGGGCGGACCCGGGAACCGGCGAAGCCGACCTGCGCGCCGGGCAGCGCGAGCACCACGTCCGAACCGGCGCCGAGCGTGGCCCAGCCGCCGCCCGTCGTCGGGTCCCGCAGGACGGCGATCTGCGGCAGCCCGGCGGCGCGGGTGAGGGCAGACTCGCCGGCCAGGAGCTGGAGTTGGAGCAACGCCCGCATACCCTCGTGCATCCGGCTGCCGCCCGTCGCCGGCAGCACGACCACGGGCAGCCGGCGGGCGCGGGCCCGAGCGTGGGCCGCGGCGGCGCGTGCCCCGGTCCGTTCCCCGAGGGAGCCGCCGAGGAAACCGAACTCGAAGGAGATCAGGACGGCCCGCACCCCGCCGACCTCACCCGTGCCGCAGACCACCGACTCGGTCTCGCCGGTACGGGCGGAGGCGCGCGCGTGGGCGGCGGAGTAGCCGGGCCATCCGAGCGGCCCGTCGCCCGTCAAGGGCCCCTCCGTGAAGGGGAATTCGGTGAAGTCGTCGCCGGCGACGAGGGCGATCGCCTCGCGTGCCGTCGTCGGGTCGCTCATCCGGACCTCGCAGCTCGTCGACGGAGTGTGGGGCAGGGCCCGGCCGCCCCGCGGTGGCCGCGGGGAACCGGACCCGCCGGTGCACCGTCACGGTAGCGCCCGGCGGTCCGACGGCTCCGGCCCGCCCCCGCGTCGCTCGCCGCGCCGTCCCTCAGGCCAGGATGCCGCTCCCGTGCGGCGCGTACAGGTCGAGGAGCCGGACCCTGGTCACCTGGAGGCGGTGGGCCAGGATCGCGCCCACCCAGAACATGACCGAGGCCCCGAACTCCGCGTCCGAGCGGCACATCGAGCGCACGGCCGGGGCGTTGAACTCCTGTGCCCGGACGGGGGTCATCGCCTCCGCCCCCGACTGGCACAGATACGGCGGGAACAGCCAGGACAGTCCCACCAGCTCACCGTGGTGCAGGGTCTCGATCACCGGTGCCCCGCGCCCCGGCACCTTGGCATCGAGCGTCACCGCGCCCGTCTTCACGATCCAGAACCGGTCGGCGTGCTGTTGCTCCTCGAACAGCCGGTGACCGGACTCGAAGTACACGTCCTCGGCGAAGGCCATCAGGCGTTCCCGGTGATCGGGCGGCAACGTGCTGACCTTGGGTGCGGCACTGCTCATGGCGGACCCTCCTCGCGCACTCGGCTCCCACCCCCAGTGTCCGCCAGCCCGCCCGCACGCGCGCGTAAGCGGGTTCAGGCACCCGGCCCCGCCGCCGGAAGGCCTCGCGCAGATCGGTACGGAATCCATGGCAGACAAGCCCGCGATCGTCCTCGTCCGCGGCTTCTGGGGCGGCGCCGCCCACTGGTCCAAGGTCATCACCGAACTCCACCGCCGCGGCCACGACCGGCTCCACGCCGTGGAGAACCCGCTCACCTCGCTCGCCGACGATGCCGAGCGGACACGGAAGATGGTCCGGCAGGTCGACGGGCCCGTCCTCCACCGAGGACCGCATGATCCACCCCGACAACGAGCGCCGCATGGTCGCGCGGATGAACCCGCGCAAGACCGTCGAGCTCGACGCGAGCCACGCCTCGCTCGCCTCCCGGCCCGTCGAGGTCTGCGACCTGATCGAACTGGCCGTGCGCGAGACCGCCTCCTGACCACGGCACGACCGCCGCCGCCCGGCCGCCCGGCGGCCGGCTGACGGTGTGGACCGCACGTGACCCCCGGCTCGTGGGCCGGGGGTCACGTCTCGGCATGCCCGCTCGCTCTCCGTGCACCCCCTCCGGAGTGCGGGTACCGGGTGGAGGGCGGAGCATGAACGTGAGAAGGAGCGGCAAGCGGGGGCGTGAGCCAGGAGGGTGACATGCCCGTCCCGGAAGGTGGCGTCCCGGAAGGTGGCGACGAGCTCGTCGTGCTGCGCGGGGTCGACAAGCACTTCGGCTCCCTGCACGTCCTCCAGTCCATCGACCTCACGGTCCACCGCGGCGAGGTCGTGGTCGTCATCGGGCCGTCGGGCTCGGGGAAGTCGACGCTCTGCCGCGCGATCAACCGCCTGGAGACCATCGACGAGGGCGAGATCGTCGTCGACGGACGCCCCCTGCCGGCCGAAGGCCGCGAACTCGCGGCCCTGCGCGCCGACGTCGGGATGGTCTTCCAGTCCTTCAACCTCTTCGCGCACAAGACGGTGCTCGACAACGTCACCCTGGGCCAGATCAAGGTCCGCAAGAAGGACCGGAAGGCGGCCGAGCAGCGCGCCCGCGCACTCCTCGACCGGGTCGGGGTCGCCTCCCAGGCGGACAAGTACCCGGCCCAGCTCTCCGGCGGCCAGCAACAGCGCGTGGCGATCGCCCGCGCCCTCGCCATGGATCCGAAGGTGATGCTCTTCGACGAGCCGACCTCCGCGCTCGACCCCGAGATGATCAACGAGGTCCTGGAGGTCATGCAGCAACTCGCCCGGGACGGCATGACGATGGTGGTCGTCACCCACGAGATGGGCTTCGCCCGGTCCGCCGCCAACCGCGTCGTCTTCATGGCCGACGGCAGGATCGTCGAGGAGACGACTCCGGACGAGTTCTTCAGCAATCCGCGCAGCGACCGTGCCAAGGACTTCCTGTCCAAGATCCTCCACCACTGACACCCATGACCACGGAGACCTGGGCACCGGCACCACCGCACCACCGCACGACACGGCAGGGTCGCCGCCCGACCAGCAGCCCCCAGGGGTGATTCTCATGAACGCGACCAGGACCGGCAGGACGACCGTCAGGACCGGCAGGGCCACCGTGGCCGTCGCCGCGGCCGTCGTCCTCTCCTTCACCTCCGCAGGATTCGCGAACGGTGCCACCGGCGCCGTGCCACGCGACCACGGCGGCGACGAGATCACCGTCGGCATCAAGTACGACCAGCCCGGCATCGGCCTGAAGACCCCCGACGGCACGTACACCGGCTTCGACGTCGACGTGGCCACGTACATCGCCAAGGAGCTCGGCCACGACCCCTCCGACATCGTGTGGAAGGAGGCCAAGAGCGCCGACCGGGAGACGCTGCTCCAGCGCGGCGACGTGGACTTCATCGCGGCCTCGTACTCGATCAACGACAAGCGGGCCGAGAAGGTCGACTTCGCCGGCCCCTACCTCCTCGCCCACCAGGACGTCCTGATCAGGGCCGACGACGACTCGATCAAGCAGCCGTCCGACCTCAACAACAAGAAGCTCTGCTCGGTCACCGGCTCGACCTCCGCGCAGAACGTCAAGGACAAGATCGCTCCCGACGCCCAGCTCCAGGAGTTCGGCGGCTACTCGGAGTGTCTGACCGGTCTCGAGAACGGTGTCATCGACGCCGTCACCACCGACGACTCGATCCTCGCCGGATACGCCTCGCAGAGCGAGTTCAAGGACAAGTTCAAGCTCGGCGGCTTCAAGATGAGCAACGAGAACTACGGCATCGGCGTCCAGAAGGGCAGCGAACTCAAGGCCAAGATCAACACAGCCCTGGAGAAGATGGTCGCCGACGGTTCCTGGGACGCGGCGGTGAAGAAGAACTTCGGCCCCGCGAACTACCAGAACGAACCCGCCCCCGAGATCGGCGTCATCGTGAAGTGAGCGAGCCGTCGTGTTCGACTTCCTCCAGGGGTACGACCTGCTCGGAGCCTTCTGGGTGACGGTGCAGCTCACCGTCTACTCGGCGATCGGCTCCCTCGTCTGGGGGACGCTGCTGGCGGCGATGCGCGTCAGCCCCGTCCCCCTCATGCGGGGCTTCGGCACCGTCTACGTCAACGTCGTCCGCAACATCCCCCTCACCGTCATCATCGTCTTCACCTCGCTCGGGCTGTTCCAGACCCTGGGCGTCAGCATGGGCGCCGACCGGTTCACCACGATCAACTTCCGGCTCGCCGTCCTCGGCCTCATCGCGTACACCAGCGCCTTCGTCTGCGAGGCGCTGCGCTCCGGCATCAACACCGTTCCCCTCGGCCAGGTCGAGGCCGCCCGCGCCATCGGACTCAGCTTCCCCCAGGTCCTGCGCATCATCGTGCTCCCGCAGGCCTTCCGCTCCGTCGTCGGCCCGCTCGCCAACGTCCTCATCGCCCTCACCAAGAACACCACCGTCGCCGCCGCCATCGGCGTCGCGGAAGCCGCCCTGCTCATGCGGGAGATGATCGAGAACGAGGCCCAGCTCATCCTCATCTCCGCGATCTTCGCCGTCGGCTTCATCTGCCTGACCCTGCCCACCGGCCTGTTCCTCGGCTGGGTGGCCAAGAAGGTGGCGGTGAAACGGTGAAGACCAAGCCCACCGTCCTCTACGACGTCCCCGGCCCCCGCGCCCGGCGCCGCAACCTCCTCTGGACGCTGCTGTTCCTGCTCGCGCTCGCCGCCGTCGTGTGGTGGGTGGTGGTGAGCCTCGCGGACAAGAACCAGCTCGAATGGGCCAAGTGGGCCCCCTTCTTCACCGACGCCCGGGTCTGGGAGACGTACATCCTCCCCGCCCTCAAGAACACCGTGATCGCCGCCGGACTCTCCATGGTGATCGCCCTGCCCCTCGGCGCGCTCCTCGGCGTCTCCCGGCTCTCCGACCACCGGGCCGTGCGCGGAGCGGCGGGCACGGTCGTCGAGTTCTTCCGCGCGATCCCCGTCCTGATCCTCATGCTCTTCGCCAACGCGGCCTTCTCCGAGTTCACCGACATCAGCCCGGAGACCCGCCCGCTGTACGCCGTCGTCACCGGGCTCGTCCTCTACAACGCGTCCGTCCTCGCCGAGGTCGTCCGGGCCGGCATCCTCGCCCTCCCCGCCGGCCAGACCGACGCGGCGAAGGCCATCGGCATGCGCAAGGGCCAGACCATGGCGTACGTGCTCCTGCCGCAGTCCGTCACGGCCATGCTGCCCGCACTCGTCAGCCAGCTCGTCGTCATCGTCAAGGACACCGCGCTCGGCGGCGCGATGCTGGGATTCTCCGAACTCCTCGCCTCCGTCCGCCCGATGAGCGCCAACTACGGAGCGAACACGATCGCCTGCTTCACCGTCGTCGCCGTGCTCTTCGTCATCCTCAACTTCGCGCTCACCACCTTCGCCTCCTGGCTCGAAGCGAGGCTGCGGCGCGGCAAGAGGTCCACGGGCGCGGTCGTCGGGGCGGACGCGGTGGAGGAACTCGCCACACCGGGCGAACACACGGGCCCGGCCGGCGGGCCCAAGTGACCTACGGGAGGAATGGGAGACCGGCCGGGGGCACGCGCGCGTGCCCCCGGCCGAATCGGGTCCCGGGCCGGCGAGCGGCGCCACCCCTCAGGACTGCGGGAGGGCGAGCACCGCCACCGGCGCGGAGGTCGGGCTCGGGGAACCACCGGCGGGTTCGACGGTGACGCCCACCCCGGACGCCCGGTTCACGGGGCCGGCGAGGAGGGTCGCCTGGGTGGTGGCGCCCGGGTCCATCAGCCCCGCGTCCCGCATGGTGCCCCCGTCGTCGTACCAGAGCTGGTAGACCTTGCCGGCCGGCGGCGGCGCCATGCCGGAGGCGGCGAACACCGCCCGGTCGAGCGAGGCCGAGACGACGACCGTGCCCACGGCGCCCCCTTCGAGCCGGCTCGTGGAGACGCGGGCGTCCGGGGCCGCGAGGACCTCGGCGACGGCGTCGTTCGCCTCGCGGGCGCGTGCCGTCTCCTGCCGGGCGTCCTCGGCCTGCCCGTGCTGCCAGACCGCGACCCCGCCGAGCCCGACGGCCCCGGCGAGGCAGGCCGCCAGCGCCCAGTGCGACCACCGGCGGAGACCGCGCCGCCCGAGCGGGGCCCGCGCCGTCTTCGTGGACGGCGGCGGCTCCTGGCGGACGGTCGCGATCCGACCCAGCACGTTCGCCCGGAGCGCGGCGTTCGGCGGCTCCGCGACGGCGAGACCGAGCCGGACCACGGTCTCGGAGAACTCCCGGACCTCCTGGCCGCACGCCGAGCACTCCGCGAGGTGACGCCGTACGGCCTCGTGCTCCTCGGAGTCCAGTGCGCCGAGCGCGTACGCACCGGTCAGCGTGTGCGGATCGACGGCGTTCACACGCCCACCCCC
This sequence is a window from Streptomyces sp. NBC_00691. Protein-coding genes within it:
- a CDS encoding 4'-phosphopantetheinyl transferase family protein, coding for MTHGPEPERVTALAVVATTPEVLSHPDLDEGLLAPWERRRLTRIRLPGRRDDVLAARLLARLCVARVTGLPPDTPALAQLCPGCGGQDHGRPYLRDHPGVGVSLSHADGLVAAAVGRGAIGIDVEPSTRRPGPARVLRRLLPEADLAEAAAQADPGSALLRLWVRAEARLKAGRTGETGPDELRLREWTDRPRAAVAAVASTTGITIASV
- a CDS encoding AI-2E family transporter, whose protein sequence is MQPGTSPTVTISPFLRTAAAYAWRLLVVGVLVYSLFAVLGRFHEIGVALFLGLVITALLRPLADLVARRLPRPLAVAITLLGGIVLVLGVLALVGEAVAGERTTLVREFRVGVDRIEDWLERPPFRLNPGALSDLQAKIGDFLSSHRSTLVSTAVSGAHQVVAVLTTLALAVFSSVFFIHSGDRQWAWFQQQLPGSVRERVSVGGRAAWRTFTGYTHGIVLVAAVNAVLVGIALWLLGVPLAVPLALLEFVAAFVPLIGSPIALAVAAVVALASQGPLVAAIVVGLIVVIGQIEGHLLHPLVMSWAVRLHPLVVAIAVIAGSIAAGIVGAVVAVPLVSVVWSVYTALRDARAATPETGATPETGATPETGATTEGGSTPEGGGSTTEGGAT
- a CDS encoding helix-turn-helix domain-containing protein, which translates into the protein MGSLVASEAVGTREDRFAWFCETVSTEVMPVMLSPRHTGDFRAGVTDLDLGAVRLSALSCSPVVSRRTPVHVRRGDPEHLQLALVTQGAVRISQRGSDAEVAGGLVLTDTSRPSEGECLGGQVESVVLQIPRQALPLRPDRVDRLLARDLAADVGSGAVVADFLRTLLRRGPLCRPEELRGMGEVALDLAAVFLARQLGDAGQAPAEAREREAVRRIRRFIGNNLGDPGLTPRTIAERHHMSLRRLYTLFGDEPLTVSALIRQGRLERAHADLVCGAMRDQSVQAIAARWGFSSATGFSRAFREAYGITPTEHRASAARTAPRHG
- a CDS encoding FAD-dependent monooxygenase; this encodes MAHTGTTTDVLIVGAGPVGLSAAAELRRHGVRCRLVDRLPARLPYAKAVGIQPRTLELWDRMGLIRAVLEAAVPMRGQLTYVNGAEAGRLALELPPDVPYGFAALPQYETERLLEEYVAGLGTSIERGTELVSFVQDPDGVTALLRSASGFTEELRVPYLIGCDGAHSVVRKTLGLSYEGGAFPEAYMLGDVVAESGWDLPEGYALRCEHRTADGSLDDVLVCIPLPGAGRYRMSMKVPPELAEPADAARAGRPPRSASPSDGLAHGLQDGRGPELSHLQAVVDRLAPGPARLSDLRWSSVFRISHRIVGRYGEGRVFVAGDAAHIHPPTGAQGMNTGIQDAANLAWKLALVVRGEAGPALLGSYDAERRPVGEEVVGRTVRHATRGIESDADDLRTLLLREAQLLVGYRGGPLAGAAYGPVEAPQPGDLAPDCGGLDTPVAVYPLRLLDVLRDRPGHIAVLCGADATGLARAVAAARAAAGDRLPLAVVALLPREADPDVVPALGAPAYRDAAGEFARIYLPDGATGFVVRPDGQLAARFPLGATTAALTDCLTALSVPLRDPVVA
- a CDS encoding glycosyl hydrolase family 8, with amino-acid sequence MRRRSVSLLGLAGLLALPLTVLPQAQAADSPVSTGKAVTASSVETSAFGAGLAVDGSAATRWASLEGVDPQWIRIDLGANHTISRVKLNWEDAYGKTYKIQTSADGSTWSDVYSTTAGDGATDDLTVSGSGRYVRMYGTGRGTAYGYSLWEFEVYGAPTGTGGGGGTAVPFGSHLRPYAAGMLKPSGSQATLDQKVVDYYNRWKSAFVRQNCGNGWYQIISPDADHPYVAEAQGYGMVVAATMAGADPDAKKIFDGLVKWKIDHPSAVNPNLLAAEQDVNCRSVNGGDGATDGDMDVAYGLLLADKQWGSAGTYNYKDLALKHIAAIKKDEVNPTTKLLKLGDWSSSGDQYYYISRTSDWMVDHFRAFRTASGDTTWDAVRTAHQTQISRLQSTYASGTGLLPDFVVDTNTTPKPAPGEVLEDPNDGAYWWNACRTPWRIADDAVTSGDATSLAAARKVNSWIKTKTGGDPNKIAIGYKLNGTQISSGSEAAFFAPFAVAAMTDSGSQAWLDALWNKMLATPIDTSSYFSASIQLQVMITASGNHWVP